Proteins encoded by one window of Phenylobacterium soli:
- a CDS encoding glutamate racemase: MAIGVFDSGVGGLSVHHKLVERFPTADFVYLADQANSPYGGRPGEEIVALTRAGCERLFAEGCNLVVLACNTAAAVALRRLQQTWLPGYRKALGRPVNVIGIIVPTIEAATGLPWEHEAERRGDKVEKLDILGVFSTPATTSSRVYEIEIDKRRQDVAVFSEPCPELARMIEQGAGREELKRVIERHVAALAKRIGRAPDRAILGCTHYEIVADLFRAALPPGTPLIHQPQATADALTRYLERHPEFDPGHSGKRLFLTTGAPGAQNGLVETFWGGPLHFEKA, translated from the coding sequence ATGGCCATTGGCGTCTTCGACTCCGGGGTGGGCGGGCTCTCCGTCCATCACAAGCTCGTGGAGCGGTTCCCGACCGCCGACTTCGTCTATCTCGCCGACCAGGCGAACAGCCCCTATGGCGGGCGGCCCGGCGAGGAGATCGTGGCGCTGACCCGCGCCGGCTGCGAGCGGCTGTTCGCCGAGGGCTGCAACCTCGTGGTCCTGGCCTGCAACACCGCCGCCGCGGTGGCGCTCCGCCGCCTGCAGCAGACCTGGCTGCCGGGCTACCGCAAGGCGCTCGGTCGGCCGGTGAACGTCATCGGCATCATCGTCCCGACCATCGAGGCGGCCACCGGTCTGCCCTGGGAGCACGAGGCCGAGCGGCGCGGCGACAAGGTCGAGAAGCTCGACATTCTCGGCGTCTTCTCGACCCCGGCGACGACCAGCAGCCGGGTCTATGAGATCGAGATCGACAAGCGCCGCCAGGACGTCGCGGTGTTCTCCGAGCCCTGCCCGGAACTGGCGCGGATGATCGAGCAGGGCGCCGGCCGCGAGGAGCTGAAGCGGGTGATCGAGCGTCACGTCGCCGCCCTCGCCAAGCGCATCGGCCGCGCCCCCGACCGGGCGATCCTCGGCTGCACCCACTACGAGATCGTCGCCGACCTGTTCCGCGCCGCCCTGCCCCCCGGCACGCCGCTGATCCACCAGCCGCAGGCGACCGCCGACGCCCTGACGCGCTATCTGGAGCGGCATCCGGAGTTCGACCCCGGCCACAGCGGCAAGCGCCTGTTCCTGACCACCGGCGCCCCCGGCGCCCAGAACGGCCTCGTGGAGACCTTCTGGGGCGGTCCGCTGCACTTCGAGAAGGCCTAG
- a CDS encoding methylated-DNA--[protein]-cysteine S-methyltransferase — MTRYALFETKIGWAGLAWGEAGLVGVHLPEREAEVARKSFLRRFPEIVEAPPPADVAQAIEAIRVLLAGEPADLTGVALDLSRTPEFHARVYEIARAIPPGETLTYGEVAEKLGDKLLARDVGQALGKNPWPIVVPCHRVTAAGGKLGGFSARGGVNTKLRLLAIEGAKAAAQGDLFA; from the coding sequence ATGACCCGATACGCCCTGTTCGAGACCAAGATCGGCTGGGCTGGCCTCGCCTGGGGCGAGGCCGGCCTGGTCGGGGTGCACCTTCCGGAGCGCGAGGCCGAGGTCGCGCGCAAGAGCTTCCTGCGCCGCTTCCCGGAGATCGTCGAAGCCCCGCCGCCGGCCGACGTCGCCCAGGCCATCGAGGCGATCCGCGTCCTCCTGGCGGGCGAGCCGGCCGACCTCACGGGCGTCGCCCTCGACCTGTCGCGCACGCCGGAGTTCCACGCCCGGGTCTACGAGATCGCACGCGCCATTCCGCCGGGCGAGACCCTGACCTACGGCGAGGTGGCCGAGAAGCTCGGGGACAAGCTGCTGGCGCGGGACGTCGGCCAGGCGCTGGGCAAGAACCCCTGGCCGATCGTCGTGCCCTGCCACCGCGTGACGGCCGCGGGCGGGAAGCTCGGCGGCTTCTCGGCGCGCGGCGGGGTCAACACCAAGCTCAGGCTGCTGGCAATCGAGGGGGCCAAGGCGGCGGCGCAAGGCGACCTCTTCGCCTGA
- a CDS encoding GNAT family N-acetyltransferase, protein MTPQKMQLAHAPLENRFVRLEPMGEAHREDFRAACNEDEVTWQTLYPFSYAGEHFDPSWARVQRDREAGTFLPFAVVVDGRCRGISGYLTPEATNATVEIGGTWYHPDLRGGAVNPAAKRLLLGHAFDAGARRVQFKVDAINARSRAAVTKLGAVQEGILRQDRLCWTGRIRDTVYFSILRDEWPEVRERLEARLAAFERELADA, encoded by the coding sequence ATGACCCCGCAGAAGATGCAGCTCGCCCACGCTCCGCTGGAGAACCGCTTCGTGCGCCTCGAGCCGATGGGCGAGGCCCACCGCGAGGATTTCCGCGCCGCCTGCAACGAGGACGAGGTCACCTGGCAGACGCTCTATCCGTTCTCCTACGCCGGCGAGCATTTCGACCCGAGCTGGGCGCGCGTGCAGCGCGACCGCGAGGCCGGGACCTTCCTGCCCTTCGCGGTGGTGGTCGACGGCCGCTGCCGGGGGATCAGCGGCTACCTGACCCCCGAGGCCACCAACGCCACGGTGGAGATCGGCGGCACCTGGTACCATCCCGACCTGCGCGGCGGCGCGGTGAACCCAGCGGCCAAGCGCCTGCTGCTCGGCCACGCCTTCGACGCGGGCGCCCGGCGGGTGCAGTTCAAGGTCGACGCCATCAACGCCCGCAGCCGCGCGGCGGTGACCAAGCTCGGCGCGGTGCAGGAAGGCATCCTGCGCCAGGACCGGCTGTGCTGGACCGGCCGGATCCGCGACACGGTCTACTTCTCCATCCTCAGGGACGAGTGGCCGGAAGTGCGCGAGCGGCTTGAGGCCCGGCTGGCGGCTTTCGAGCGGGAGCTGGCCGATGCCTGA
- the ffh gene encoding signal recognition particle protein, with protein sequence MFDALSDRLSTVFDRLSGRGVLSDKDIDEALREVRVALLEADVALPVVREFIAKAKERATGEAVIRAVKPADQVVKITYDGLVEMLGGDKEPEALNLSLNPPTIIMMAGLQGSGKTTTAGKLALRLQKERKKVLLASLDTRRPAAMEQLATLATQAGVESLPIVAGQAAPDIAKRAMTAAKLQGYDVLILDTAGRTTLDEAMMSEAAEIARIANPHETLLVADSLTGQDAVRTAKAFHERLPLTGLVLTRADGDGRGGAALSMRAVTGLPIKFLGVSEKIDGLDAFDAHRVAGRILGQGDVVALVEKAAQDIDAAKAEAMAKKLAKGQFDLEMMSEQLGQMKRMGGMEGLMGLLPGVQKVKKQISEAGISDKMLDRQQAIISSMTKAERKKPDILQASRKRRIAAGAGVEVAEVNRLLKQHRQMADAFKMMSRDGGKGFAQMARMMGAGGGNPMAQLKALGGGKMPQPTPEQLEEMQKQLQGLGGPGGPKLPGLGGLPGFNPFKK encoded by the coding sequence TTGTTCGACGCGCTGTCAGATCGTCTGTCCACCGTCTTCGACCGGCTGTCCGGTCGCGGTGTGCTGTCCGACAAGGACATCGACGAGGCCCTGCGCGAGGTGCGCGTGGCCCTGCTCGAGGCCGACGTCGCCCTGCCCGTGGTGCGCGAGTTCATCGCCAAGGCCAAGGAGCGGGCGACCGGCGAGGCGGTGATCCGGGCGGTGAAGCCCGCCGACCAGGTGGTCAAGATCACCTACGACGGCCTCGTCGAGATGCTGGGCGGGGACAAGGAGCCCGAGGCCCTCAACCTCAGCCTCAACCCGCCGACGATCATCATGATGGCCGGCCTGCAGGGCTCGGGTAAGACGACGACCGCCGGCAAGCTGGCCCTGCGGCTCCAGAAGGAGCGCAAGAAGGTCCTGCTGGCCTCGCTCGACACCCGCCGCCCGGCGGCTATGGAGCAGCTGGCGACCCTCGCCACCCAGGCCGGCGTCGAGAGCCTGCCGATCGTCGCCGGCCAGGCCGCGCCGGACATCGCCAAGCGGGCCATGACGGCGGCCAAGCTCCAGGGCTACGACGTCCTGATCCTCGACACCGCCGGCCGCACGACCCTCGACGAGGCGATGATGAGCGAGGCGGCCGAGATCGCCCGCATCGCCAACCCGCACGAGACCCTGCTGGTCGCCGACAGCCTGACCGGCCAGGACGCGGTGCGCACCGCCAAGGCCTTCCACGAGCGCCTGCCCCTGACCGGCCTGGTGCTGACGCGAGCCGACGGCGATGGCCGCGGCGGCGCGGCGCTCTCGATGCGCGCGGTCACCGGCCTGCCGATCAAGTTCCTCGGCGTGTCGGAGAAGATCGACGGGCTCGACGCCTTCGACGCCCACCGGGTCGCCGGCCGCATCCTGGGCCAGGGCGACGTGGTCGCCCTCGTCGAGAAGGCCGCCCAGGACATCGACGCGGCCAAGGCCGAGGCCATGGCCAAGAAACTGGCCAAGGGCCAGTTCGACCTCGAGATGATGTCCGAGCAGCTCGGCCAGATGAAGAGGATGGGCGGCATGGAAGGCCTGATGGGCCTCTTGCCCGGCGTCCAGAAGGTCAAGAAGCAGATCTCCGAGGCCGGCATCTCCGACAAGATGCTCGACCGCCAGCAGGCGATCATCTCGTCCATGACCAAGGCCGAGCGGAAGAAGCCCGACATCCTGCAGGCCTCGCGCAAGCGGCGCATCGCCGCCGGCGCGGGCGTCGAGGTGGCCGAGGTGAACCGGCTGCTGAAGCAGCACCGCCAGATGGCCGACGCCTTCAAGATGATGAGCCGCGACGGCGGCAAGGGCTTCGCCCAGATGGCGCGCATGATGGGCGCCGGCGGCGGCAACCCGATGGCCCAGCTCAAGGCGCTGGGCGGCGGCAAGATGCCCCAGCCGACCCCCGAGCAGCTCGAAGAGATGCAGAAGCAGCTGCAGGGCCTCGGCGGCCCGGGCGGCCCGAAACTTCCAGGCCTGGGCGGACTGCCCGGCTTCAACCCCTTCAAGAAATAA
- the rpsP gene encoding 30S ribosomal protein S16, which translates to MLKIRLARGGAKKRPYYSIVVADSHAARDGRFIEKVGSYNPLLPKDHADRLVVKAERIQEWMSKGAQPTDRVARELAKLGITKWEHGNNPKKGEPGTKAKERAEERAQREADRAAAAAEAAAAPAVEEAPAVEEAPAEEAAPVEAAAEEAPAAEAAPAEEAPAAEEAPAAEAPAGDEAAEG; encoded by the coding sequence ATGCTGAAGATCCGTCTCGCCCGTGGCGGCGCCAAGAAGCGCCCCTACTACTCGATCGTCGTCGCCGACAGCCACGCCGCCCGCGACGGCCGCTTCATCGAGAAGGTGGGCTCCTACAACCCGCTGCTGCCGAAGGACCACGCCGACCGCCTGGTCGTGAAGGCCGAGCGCATCCAGGAGTGGATGTCCAAGGGCGCCCAGCCGACCGACCGCGTGGCGCGCGAGCTGGCCAAGCTCGGCATCACCAAGTGGGAGCACGGGAACAACCCGAAGAAGGGCGAGCCGGGCACGAAGGCCAAGGAACGCGCCGAAGAGCGCGCCCAGCGCGAGGCCGACCGCGCCGCCGCCGCGGCTGAAGCCGCCGCCGCCCCGGCCGTGGAAGAGGCTCCGGCCGTGGAAGAGGCTCCGGCCGAGGAAGCCGCTCCGGTGGAAGCCGCCGCCGAGGAGGCCCCCGCCGCCGAGGCCGCCCCGGCTGAAGAAGCCCCGGCCGCCGAAGAGGCTCCCGCCGCCGAAGCTCCGGCCGGCGACGAAGCCGCCGAAGGCTAA
- the rimM gene encoding ribosome maturation factor RimM (Essential for efficient processing of 16S rRNA), with the protein MGEPLILVGRVSGAFGVRGEVRITTFTADPLALATYRDLKRQDGQPALTILSARLAKGGIIVRTKEVETREQAEALRGLKLHIPRDILPEPEEDEFYVTDLIGLAVETLAGEPLGRVKDVRDFGAGDLLEIQPPEGASWYLPFTRESVPEVRIAEGKVLAVPPREAEEAEDAD; encoded by the coding sequence GTGGGCGAGCCGCTCATCCTGGTGGGCCGCGTCTCGGGCGCCTTCGGCGTCCGCGGCGAGGTCCGCATCACGACCTTCACCGCCGATCCCCTGGCGCTCGCGACCTATCGCGACCTGAAACGCCAGGACGGGCAGCCGGCGCTGACCATCCTCTCCGCGCGCCTCGCCAAGGGCGGGATCATCGTGCGGACCAAGGAGGTGGAGACGCGCGAACAGGCCGAGGCCCTGCGCGGCCTGAAGCTGCACATCCCGCGCGACATCCTGCCCGAGCCGGAGGAGGACGAGTTCTACGTCACCGACCTGATCGGCCTCGCCGTCGAGACCTTGGCGGGCGAGCCGCTCGGCCGGGTCAAGGACGTGCGCGACTTCGGGGCCGGCGACCTGCTCGAGATCCAGCCGCCGGAAGGCGCGAGCTGGTATCTGCCGTTCACCCGCGAGTCGGTTCCGGAGGTGCGGATCGCCGAAGGCAAGGTCCTCGCCGTCCCGCCCCGAGAGGCCGAAGAGGCCGAAGACGCCGACTGA
- a CDS encoding pyridoxamine 5'-phosphate oxidase family protein, which translates to MPEFTPTERSRVRRRPQRAAYDEATVYKVLDAGILAHVGYVLDGQPFVTPTAYWRKGRRLYWHGAAASRMLRAVGEGQPVCLTVSFLDGFVLARSGFRHSLNYRSVLAFGRARLVEDLEAKRLAMDDFIERLYPGRTTSLRPATEAELKQIALAEMTIEEASAKQRAGGPIDYAPDEGWPAWWGEIPLDQRLGAPKPAGLAAGAAPRVALEAEAPCAFPF; encoded by the coding sequence ATGCCTGAGTTCACCCCAACCGAGCGCTCCCGGGTGCGGCGGCGGCCGCAGCGGGCCGCCTATGACGAGGCCACGGTCTACAAGGTGCTGGACGCCGGCATCCTCGCCCACGTCGGCTATGTCCTCGACGGCCAGCCGTTCGTCACGCCCACCGCCTACTGGCGCAAAGGCCGGCGGCTCTACTGGCACGGCGCCGCGGCGAGCCGGATGCTGCGGGCCGTGGGCGAGGGCCAGCCGGTGTGCCTTACCGTCAGCTTCCTCGACGGCTTCGTGCTCGCCCGCTCGGGCTTCCGGCACTCGCTCAACTACCGCTCCGTGCTGGCCTTCGGCCGCGCGCGGTTGGTCGAGGACCTGGAGGCCAAGCGCCTCGCCATGGACGACTTCATCGAGCGGCTCTATCCGGGCCGCACGACGAGCCTGCGTCCGGCGACGGAGGCGGAGCTGAAGCAGATCGCGCTCGCGGAAATGACCATCGAGGAGGCCTCCGCCAAGCAGCGCGCGGGCGGCCCCATCGACTACGCGCCGGACGAGGGCTGGCCGGCCTGGTGGGGCGAGATCCCGCTGGACCAGCGGCTTGGCGCGCCAAAACCCGCGGGGCTGGCCGCCGGGGCCGCGCCGCGGGTGGCCCTGGAAGCCGAGGCGCCCTGCGCGTTTCCGTTCTAG